One Bombilactobacillus folatiphilus genomic window, ATCAAAACAATCAATAAAATAATTGGTGATGGCAAAGAAATGTGTAAATATTTTTGAATGACATAATTTAACCAGACAGCTAAGAAGTAAAAAGCAATGGCTAAAACGCCGGCCATTAAGGTTTTATCAACACTAATTCCCTGTTGACCACCCTTTAAATTGTCTAGTTTTTCATCATCATTGGCCATCAGTTTACCATTACCAGTTAATTCAGGTCGTTTGTCACCTAAGCGCCGCATCAAACCAGCTAACACGACCGCAACCAAACTGCCCAACATGACAGCAGGTAAAATCGTCCCAAAGACATCACCTTGTGACATCCCACTTAAAACCGCCGCATAACCAATTGCGAGAGGCATCGCACCTTCGCCAACACCACCAGCCATAATCGGCGCAACAATGAAGAAATAGGCTTTATAAGCCGATAAGCCCATCAGCATGCCTGCCAAAGTTCCAATGACAGAACCCATCACATCGCATAAGATCAGCACCACAATAATTCGAGACGTTGCTTTAACCAGAGTCCGACGATTCATGGAAGCAATCGAACCAACCACCAACATCGTGATAAAGAACATCAAAAAATTATTGTGATTCATGAAATCAGAAACAGTTGTAATTGTCGTTTTTGGAATCCAGTGCATAAAGACCAAGAAGGCTGGCAAAAAGGTCACGACTAAAACTTTACCGCCCAAAGTATTTAAAATGGGAATATGGTCACCAATCTCTTCTAACAGATAAGCAAAAACTACCATGACTCCTAAAGAAATGAGCATGTCATTTTTGGGCATCAAATTAGTGACCGTCAGTAGAACATAACCAACTAACAAAACTAAATACAAAGGCAGTGGCATAAAGCCAATTTTAACTTTTTTAAGTTTATTTAGCATGATTGCCTCTACTTTCCTTGTGCATAATCGGCAACTGCTTGACTAACAGCGTCTACTACACCCGAATCAAAAACGCCCGGAACAATCGCCTCTTGGTTCGGCTGTTGAATTAAAGCGGCTAGTTTTTGTGCAATTACCAACTGTAAATCCAAATCCACATGTTTAACACCGTTAGCAATCAAGCCCTTGAATAAACCCGGAAAGACTAAGATATTATTCACTTGATTCGGCCACTGTGAGGAACCAGTAGCTACAACTTTTGCTCCAGCTTCATGTGCTACATCAGGATCAATTTCGGGTACCGGATTGGCTAACGCAAAGATAATTGGATCTTTAGCCATTTGTTGCACCTGTTCAGCGTTCAAAACGTCAGCCACGGAAACGCCGATGAATACGTCTTGATTACTAATCACTTCAGCTAAAGTTTGCCCTTGTGGTACAGGAACTTGCGCAGCCAATTGTTGTTGATAGTGATTGAAACGTGCATCATCAGCCCGTAAAACGCCATCCTTATCTAACAAAGTCAAATTCTTCATACCAGCTGCTAACAATAATTTGGCTGTGGCAACACCCGCAGCCCCCATTCCATTAATTACAACTTTCAAATCTGTTAGTTCTTTATGAACAACCTTGGCGGCATTAATCAAACCAGCTAAAACAACAATGGCTGTTCCTGTTTGATCATCATGGTAAACCGGAATTGACAATTGCTGTGCTAATTTTTCTTCAATTTCAAACACTTTCGGTGCAGCAATATCTTCCAAGTGAATACCTGCAAACGAATCCTGTAACCGGACAATGGTATCCACAATGTCTTGTGCTGAGCCTTGCTGTAACGTCAACGGAATCGCATCAACACCAGCCAATTGCTTATATAATAAGGCTTTACCCTCAACGATTGGTAAACCGCCAGCTGGCCCAATATTACCTAAACCTAAAACGGCTGAGCCATCCGTCACAATGGCTACTAATTTACCACTAACCGTATACTTATCCTTTGCCGTCGGATCTTGTTCGATCAATTTGGCAATTTTGGCAACTCCTGGCGTGTAAGCTTGCGCTAATTGTTGTCGATTGGTTACTGGCAATTCGCCTTGAATTGCTAAAACTCCAGTATTTTTTTCATGCAATGAAAAAACTTCATCAGATAATTCCAACGATCATCACCCCTTGGCTCTTGAGCCTTGTGTATTAGTTAACTAGTCAACGCTTTCATTATAGCATCGCGTTGAAATTAGTAAATTTAAATTGCTATTTTTTAAAATATTGAAAAGAAATTTTTTTATTTAACTAATTTATTTCAATCGATTTAATTTTTTTAAAATGCTATACTTGCTTCAGAAAGTTACAAGGAGGAACTACAATTGGATCATCGTGAATTACTTGCCAGCGTGGCTCAGGATTTTTACTTATCAAAATTAAATTTGGCAGAAATTGCTGCCAAATACCGCATCAGTCGTTACTTAGTGAACAAATATATTGACGAAGCCACCCAAGAAGGCATCGTCACCATCAATATTCAAACGCCAGCTGCCCGCAATCTTCAGTTAGAACAGCAATTTCATAAATTATTTGGCATATCCAACATTTATATTCTCAAAGAAGACCCTGATTCACCGCAGAATGTCAAAAATGTTCAAAAATATGCCGCTAAAAAAATTGAGCGCTATATTAAACAAAGTCATGTCATTGGCACCACTTGGGGGACGACCATTTTTAACGTGATTAATCAATTCCAAGGCAGCAATTTAGAGAATACTCGATTCACTCAATTTATCGGGGAAAATATGAAGTACAATTCAGCCGTGGGTTCACGTCGAATGGTCGAACGCGCCGCTCTGAAATTTTCAAGTTCTTATAATATCTTAACGGGACCTTTATATATCGTTAATAACCAAACTCGCCAAGGCATGTTGCGAGAAATTGCGACACAAGAAACTTTAAAATTGGCGCAACGGATGGAACTAATTTTTACGGGAATTGGGACCATTGATTCTGTCAAATCAATCCCCGCTTGGGGCAAGCATTTGCCATTAATTTTTCCACAAGTTAACTTGATGCAAATCGTGGGCATGACTTTTGGACGACCGTACGACATCAACGGAAAATTCTTAAATATCGCTGATGACAAGACTTTCGGCACTGATTTAGAAACTATTTTGAATACGCCTCTTCGAGTTGCTGTCGTCACCAGCAAATTCAAATCTAAAGCCTTGTTGGGAGCATTGCGCGGTAACTTTTTCACCGATATTATTACCAACGAATCGGTGGCATGGCGCGTGATTTATGAAGTAACTAAGGGTTGACAAAGAAGAAAATTCCTTTCAATTGCATTGTTAACAGTCATTGTTATGTATCAAAATTTGATGCTATACTAATTATAAATAAATCAACATCTGGTTGGAGCTACGGCTTTCAAGAATTGACCTTGGTTTGGGTTGCCAAGGCATTTTTGAAAGCCGTTTTTGTTTAGGAGGAAAAAATTAATGAACTGGCTCGGCACTTTAAGTTTAATTTTGATTGCAGTAATTATTTGTGGACAACTGAGCACCTGCTTAAAATTACCGGCAGTTTTAGGTGAATTATTATGTGGCGTTATTTTGGGACCAGCGGTCTTACATTGGTTGCAGCCAAGTCATTTACTAGATACACTGGCAGATTTGGGAGTGATTTGCTTGATGTTTTTGGCCGGCTTAGATAGTGACTTACCGGCTCTGAAAAAATTATGGCGTCCCTGCCTCTTAGTCGCCGTGATGGGTATGATTATCCCAATTATCACTGCAGATTTGACAGGACATTACTTTTATTTATCCAATACCGCTAGTCTATTTTTGGGTGTTACCTTTGCTGCCACATCTGTCTCTATTTCCGTTGTGGTCTTACAGGAAATGCAACAACTCAAAAGTTTAGCAGGCACCACAATTCTTGGTGCGGCCGTCATAGATGATCTGTTGGCCGTTTTAGTTTTAAGTTTAGTGACTAGTTTAGAACAACAAAAGAAAGCAGCTACCGGTCAGCCTTTATGGCAAACGCTACTTATTCAATTAATTTTCCTGTTGATTCTTGTCTTGATCTGTCCCAAAATCGTTGCTTGGTTAATGAAATTAAGCCAACATCTCGTCTTACCTGCCAGTGAAACTGCTGTTGCCTTGAGTCTTTGCCTCTTTCTAAGCTATCTCGCCAAATTGGTTGGTTTGAGCGACGTGATCGGTGCGTTTTTCGCTGGACTAGCTATTAGCCGAACCAAAACGAAAAAAATAGTAAATCATAACATGGAAGCTTTGGGCTATAGTTTGCTGATTCCAATTTTCTTTATCAGTATCGGCCTCAAACTAACTGTCGCTGGTTTAAAAAAAGACTGGCTTTTAATTTTATTTCTTACAATTGGCGGAATTGGCGCCAAACTATTGGGTGCCGCTTTGGGAGCTAGGTTAGCACATTTTTCATGGCATAATGCTTGGATTATTGGTGCAGGTATGATTGCTCGTGGCGAAATGGCGCTAGTCGTTGCCCAGATGGGATTGAAGCAACATCTTTTAGCCCCCGATTATTATTCAGCCGTCATTGCCGCCATTATTTTGACTACTCTCATTGCTCCAATTCTCTTACGTTTTTTCTTAAAACAACATCACCAATAAAAAAAGCATATTTCAAATTTTGAAATATACTTTTATGAAGATAACTGACCTGTCTTTTGTTGCTTAAACCGATGTTGCAAACGAGCAAAAACATGACGATCGGCCCAACCAATAATTAAGCCTTGGCAAACCAGTGCAAACAAAGTCCCAATGCCCACAGCATGCAATTGTCCGCTTTTGAGCCAGCAATATCCCATAATGCACACCGGAATCACATAACTCACAATCTGTCCGAGAGCGGCATTGCCATGGAAAAAGCGAAATCGCAACAAATAACTGAATTCATCATTCGGATGCAACATCACATTGACTCGTTGATAAATCGACACCGCCGTGGCGATGAAACAAATCCCGATTAAATCTAACATTAATCGCCAGCCAAACGCTAGTTGAGCAACCCCAATCCACGTAAAAAGTTGATTGCCAGCTTGAACCAAATAACTAAAACACAGCGCAAAAAGCATATTACTTAACACCAATGACCACACAATGTGACGCCGAATTATAACGTTTAAAATTTGAACCACGATTGCATAGACCAACAAAATCAAACTTAAATTCCATGAGATTTGTGTTTCCAAATTGACTGCCGAAGCCGTCCATACCGCACTGCCTAAATGAGTGGCAATGGTTAAACCGTTGGCTAACGAATTTAAAATTACCGAAAAGGCTAAGTAAAAGAACATTTCCGTCGTTTTTAATCTGCGTTTTGTGCCATCAGGTAAAACAATCATTAATTAATCCATATCCGTTTCAACAAAGTTTTTTCCAAAGCGATGTAAATTAACGGCACAATAATAAAAGTCACAATCGAATTAATTGTTGCTGCCGGCAGACTGACAAAAGCATTGATCATCGCTACATGCAATTGCGTGCCCGCCATCATAGATTCGATCACCCCTGTCAACCAGGATGTCACAATTTTAATCAAGCCCGCCGAAAAGGAAACCAGATACAATTTATACAGATGCGGATGAGCTTTGTAATGGACTTTTTGAAAAACAAACGCTACCACCGCGGCCAAAATGAGCGCTTCAATAATCGTCAACCACGACGTCGCCGCATAGCCATTGAGAATATCGAATAAGCCTAGCCCAATCATGGCAGCCAAAGCTCCTGCCCTGAAGCCTAGAATTAAAACACTGATGACCGCAAAAGTATTCCCAAAATGAATAAACGGACGACCTGTGGGCGCAGGCAAATAAATACGAAATAAACTAATGCCGACAAAAATAATGGCTGCACATAGACCTGTAAAAATGGTTTTTTGTAACGCTTTATTTTTCATAGCTCCTCCTTAACTCCTGTAAATCATCAATAATTGGTGTTAATTGTAAATCCAACTCCGTTGCCGGCGTTTGTGCCACGGCTTTTGTCGTCATTTGCGTTGCTTGTTGAACAGCATCGACAAACGATGCTCCTTTGTGCAAACTCCCCGCCAAAATACTAGTAAATAAATCACCACTGCCTGCATGACCACTTGGTGCCGCTGGATAAAAAATCGTGCGTAAACATTCGCCGTCCAGATAAGCACAACCGATTTGATCTTGCATACGCACACTCGTAATCACCACATCTTGTCCGTGAATTTGTTGTTGCAATGCTAATAAAGCCTCTCGTAATTGCGTTTTGGTCGTGACTTTTTGGTCCAACAATAATTCTGCTTCCGTCAAATTAGGCGTTAACACATCCGCAAATGGCAATAATTTGCGTTGCCACTGGACATAATCAGCAGGCAAAGAACCATATAATTTGCCATGATCAGCCATGGCCGGATCAATCACGACTAAGGGCAATTGATGTTGTACCAAATATTGCACCCATAGTTCAATCAATGCCTGATTACCCAAATAACCTAACGCCAAACCACTAAATTCAACGTCTGACCAATAATCTAACACTGTTGCCAGCCAATGATCCAAGGGCAGTTGCGGTGCATTGACATCGTGTCCCGGATGCGTTGCCAACAAATTGACGGGCAATTTGACACTAGCAATCCCCAAAATTTGAAAAATCGTCGTCGCACTCTGTAACGAAATATTGCCCCAACTGGACCAATCTTCAGCGATTAAGAATTGATTTTCGAGCTTATTTGGCTGCACGTTTGACATAACTTCCATCTTGCGTATTAATTTCTAAGCGCTCACCCACATCAATAAAATCAGGGACACTCACGACCAAACCCGTATTCATCGTAGCTGGTTTATTAGATCCAGCTGCCGTAGCACCCTTGATCAAAGGTTGCGTTTCCGTCACGGTCAACACGACTGTGGTTGGTAAAGTAATGCCGACCACTTCCGTACCATAAAAGTCAATTTTAACTTCCATATTTTCCATCAAATAATTCATTTCCTGGGCAATAATTTCCAATGGAACCTCATATTGATCATACGTTTCTAAATCCATAAACACAGCTGTATTGTCCTGTGTATATAAGTATTGCACCGCTTTGGTCTCAATGATTGCAGGTTCCAGCTTGACATCAGGATGCATCGTTTTATCAATAATCGCCCCCGTGCGCATATCCTTGAGTTTTAACCGCATCACCGTATTGCCCTTTCCGGGTTTATGGTGATCAGCACTCATGACTTTGATTAACTTACCATCTTGCACAAAAGTCATCCCTGCTCGTAAACTGACTGCATCAATCATTTTGACACGCTCCTTTAAAAAAGATTAATTATCTTTCATTGTAGCAGATCTCTGCTGATTCTGCGTAATTTTACTGAGTTTACGACGAAAAAAAGACGTCAATATAATTATTTGAGACAAAATTAACTAACTAAAATAGTCAATAATGATTATTAGGCATATGATAAAATGTTTTTATCTAACAAAGGAGGAACATTTCAGCTATATGCATATCAAAAAAAATCAAAAATCCGATGATACCGAACACGAAAATTGGTTAGATTTATTAGCAAATAGTTTAAACCGTAAGGAGAAGAGTATTTACTTAGAGGAGGTGGAACCCAGCTTATTAGCTACAAAATATCGTCGTTCAACTATTTTTAAAGATAGTACCGAATTTTATCAGCATTCTAAAAAAATTATTCAAACTTGGCAAAAGTATTTGTCCGCTATTTTACTTATCGTCTTGGGAATCACAATTTTAATTGCAGTCATTCATAATCAATATAAGAAACCAGTTTATCAAACCGCTCAACATGAAATTACGAAACTGCAGCACAGCCATCGCATCTCATCCCAGCAAAGTAAGCGAAAAACTGAAGTTTCTTATAATGCCCAACATCGTAATTACAATGTCAACATCGACGGTATAAATACCATTAAGGTTAATCATAATAACATTTTCGTTTCTGATAACGCAGATATTGTTTCGAATAGCGTACAAAAAAAGATTTATGAACTGAATCAAAAGCTGGATCAAACAGCGGATGGCGCACAATTAATGGTCGTGACCATCGATAGTCTACCTTCAGATACAGACATTAAGGATTACGCCAAAAATATTTTTAACACATTAGGAATCGGTCAATATAAAATTAATAATGGTGTTCTGTACTTAATCTCTATTTCCGATCATAAAACACGAATTACAGTTGGTGATGGACTAACTAATGTCTTAGACGATGATACTTGTCAAGAAATTGTTGATAACAGTACTGTCAAAAAAGATTATCGCCATCAAAATTATTCTGCAGGTATTTGGAAGACCGTTCAACAAATTGCTCCTAATATCAAATCCCAGCGCGAGATGATAATGGATGAAGACGAAAATCAACTGAGTACACGTTGGACATTTCCTTTTTGGTGCTTAATTGCAATGTTAATTATTGACTTGCTAATTTATCGTTATGTAAAAAAAACACTGCGAGATTACTCAAATTATCTAGATGAAATATATCATGAGATGAAACAGACTTTAGATAATTATCCGAACGATTTAGTTGCTTTTCAAGATACTATTGCTATTGATTTATTTATGTTATCCACGGGCCAGTTTATTTTCTACCAATTTCGTGATTTTAGTTTTTATAAAAAAGTCAAATTCATGAAAGAAAAGGCTAATTTATATCGTTTGCAATTTCAATTTCCAGATGGTCAAGTCAAAGGTACACAATTTTTATATAACAATATCCTTTATGATGCTGAAGGCTATATCGTCACACACGATTACACTTATTATAAAAACAATGACAGCAATGATAGCGGTTTTGGTGGCGGATCATCCTCCGGTGATGGTGCCAGCGGTAGTTGGTAGCAAGCATAGCAGTCAGTGTTTAATAGCACTGACTATTTTTATACATACAAAAAAGACGCTACCGCCCACACGATAACGTCCTATTAAAACATTAATTAACCTAATTTAGTTTTGCTGACAATGTTTAATTTATCATCTAAATCG contains:
- a CDS encoding 2-hydroxycarboxylate transporter family protein, which codes for MLNKLKKVKIGFMPLPLYLVLLVGYVLLTVTNLMPKNDMLISLGVMVVFAYLLEEIGDHIPILNTLGGKVLVVTFLPAFLVFMHWIPKTTITTVSDFMNHNNFLMFFITMLVVGSIASMNRRTLVKATSRIIVVLILCDVMGSVIGTLAGMLMGLSAYKAYFFIVAPIMAGGVGEGAMPLAIGYAAVLSGMSQGDVFGTILPAVMLGSLVAVVLAGLMRRLGDKRPELTGNGKLMANDDEKLDNLKGGQQGISVDKTLMAGVLAIAFYFLAVWLNYVIQKYLHISLPSPIILLIVLMAAKMLGYIPDNIEEGGNSLYSFVVKGITPPLLFGVGVAQTDWNKLIQVFKSPASILVIVVTVIAIVLTAFIAAKFLGLYPVDTAIAVSCCSGQGGTGALAILAAGDRMELMPFAQVSVRIGGALTVTIAIFLMGLLH
- a CDS encoding NAD(P)-dependent malic enzyme encodes the protein MELSDEVFSLHEKNTGVLAIQGELPVTNRQQLAQAYTPGVAKIAKLIEQDPTAKDKYTVSGKLVAIVTDGSAVLGLGNIGPAGGLPIVEGKALLYKQLAGVDAIPLTLQQGSAQDIVDTIVRLQDSFAGIHLEDIAAPKVFEIEEKLAQQLSIPVYHDDQTGTAIVVLAGLINAAKVVHKELTDLKVVINGMGAAGVATAKLLLAAGMKNLTLLDKDGVLRADDARFNHYQQQLAAQVPVPQGQTLAEVISNQDVFIGVSVADVLNAEQVQQMAKDPIIFALANPVPEIDPDVAHEAGAKVVATGSSQWPNQVNNILVFPGLFKGLIANGVKHVDLDLQLVIAQKLAALIQQPNQEAIVPGVFDSGVVDAVSQAVADYAQGK
- a CDS encoding sugar-binding transcriptional regulator, translating into MDHRELLASVAQDFYLSKLNLAEIAAKYRISRYLVNKYIDEATQEGIVTINIQTPAARNLQLEQQFHKLFGISNIYILKEDPDSPQNVKNVQKYAAKKIERYIKQSHVIGTTWGTTIFNVINQFQGSNLENTRFTQFIGENMKYNSAVGSRRMVERAALKFSSSYNILTGPLYIVNNQTRQGMLREIATQETLKLAQRMELIFTGIGTIDSVKSIPAWGKHLPLIFPQVNLMQIVGMTFGRPYDINGKFLNIADDKTFGTDLETILNTPLRVAVVTSKFKSKALLGALRGNFFTDIITNESVAWRVIYEVTKG
- a CDS encoding cation:proton antiporter, translating into MNWLGTLSLILIAVIICGQLSTCLKLPAVLGELLCGVILGPAVLHWLQPSHLLDTLADLGVICLMFLAGLDSDLPALKKLWRPCLLVAVMGMIIPIITADLTGHYFYLSNTASLFLGVTFAATSVSISVVVLQEMQQLKSLAGTTILGAAVIDDLLAVLVLSLVTSLEQQKKAATGQPLWQTLLIQLIFLLILVLICPKIVAWLMKLSQHLVLPASETAVALSLCLFLSYLAKLVGLSDVIGAFFAGLAISRTKTKKIVNHNMEALGYSLLIPIFFISIGLKLTVAGLKKDWLLILFLTIGGIGAKLLGAALGARLAHFSWHNAWIIGAGMIARGEMALVVAQMGLKQHLLAPDYYSAVIAAIILTTLIAPILLRFFLKQHHQ
- a CDS encoding ECF transporter S component gives rise to the protein MKNKALQKTIFTGLCAAIIFVGISLFRIYLPAPTGRPFIHFGNTFAVISVLILGFRAGALAAMIGLGLFDILNGYAATSWLTIIEALILAAVVAFVFQKVHYKAHPHLYKLYLVSFSAGLIKIVTSWLTGVIESMMAGTQLHVAMINAFVSLPAATINSIVTFIIVPLIYIALEKTLLKRIWIN
- a CDS encoding PfkB family carbohydrate kinase, which gives rise to MQPNKLENQFLIAEDWSSWGNISLQSATTIFQILGIASVKLPVNLLATHPGHDVNAPQLPLDHWLATVLDYWSDVEFSGLALGYLGNQALIELWVQYLVQHQLPLVVIDPAMADHGKLYGSLPADYVQWQRKLLPFADVLTPNLTEAELLLDQKVTTKTQLREALLALQQQIHGQDVVITSVRMQDQIGCAYLDGECLRTIFYPAAPSGHAGSGDLFTSILAGSLHKGASFVDAVQQATQMTTKAVAQTPATELDLQLTPIIDDLQELRRSYEK
- the efp gene encoding elongation factor P, yielding MIDAVSLRAGMTFVQDGKLIKVMSADHHKPGKGNTVMRLKLKDMRTGAIIDKTMHPDVKLEPAIIETKAVQYLYTQDNTAVFMDLETYDQYEVPLEIIAQEMNYLMENMEVKIDFYGTEVVGITLPTTVVLTVTETQPLIKGATAAGSNKPATMNTGLVVSVPDFIDVGERLEINTQDGSYVKRAAK
- a CDS encoding TPM domain-containing protein gives rise to the protein MHIKKNQKSDDTEHENWLDLLANSLNRKEKSIYLEEVEPSLLATKYRRSTIFKDSTEFYQHSKKIIQTWQKYLSAILLIVLGITILIAVIHNQYKKPVYQTAQHEITKLQHSHRISSQQSKRKTEVSYNAQHRNYNVNIDGINTIKVNHNNIFVSDNADIVSNSVQKKIYELNQKLDQTADGAQLMVVTIDSLPSDTDIKDYAKNIFNTLGIGQYKINNGVLYLISISDHKTRITVGDGLTNVLDDDTCQEIVDNSTVKKDYRHQNYSAGIWKTVQQIAPNIKSQREMIMDEDENQLSTRWTFPFWCLIAMLIIDLLIYRYVKKTLRDYSNYLDEIYHEMKQTLDNYPNDLVAFQDTIAIDLFMLSTGQFIFYQFRDFSFYKKVKFMKEKANLYRLQFQFPDGQVKGTQFLYNNILYDAEGYIVTHDYTYYKNNDSNDSGFGGGSSSGDGASGSW